Genomic segment of Nitrosopumilaceae archaeon AB1(1):
TTCAAAAGATATGATCCACAAGCAATAGTGAATGTTAGCTCTGGTGCCGTGGATGTAATGATAGAGAAAAGATACATCCCAGCTTTGATAGGCAGAGGAGGCTCAAATATCAATGAATTACAAGATAAACTCGGAATGCACATAAATGTACGGGAAAAGAATCGCTCCAATAAACAAGGGAGTCACAGCATACAGTTTGATATGACAGAGTCTAAGAGTCACATAATGTTAAGTTTTGATCTAGAGTTTGAGGGTAGTTTTGCTGAAATCTCAATAAATGGAGATGTGATAAAAGAATTTAAAATCGATAGACATGGTGTAGTGAATATTCCAAGTCATTCACGTGCAGGAAAAGAAATATCCAGAGTATCAAAAGATGAAATTAGCGTATCTATTAGAGATTTTTGAAATCCTGTATTAATCCATGTTTAGATTTTAAAAATGTAAGAAATTTTCGTAATCGTCGTATTGTTTGTTCGTCCAAGTGATGCTCTATTCCCTCAGCATTGTTATTGGCAGTTTTATGATTAACACCGAGTATCTCAAAGAATTCTAATAATATACTATGCTTGAGTCTTATTGCTTCTGCTAATTGAATGCCTTTTTTTGTCAAGTGTATACCGTGGTATTTTTCATATTCAAGATAATCTAAATTATCTAATTTTTTCAACATATTTGTGACACTAGGGGGTCTGACACTCATGTATCTAGATATATCTAGTGTTGTAGCATACCCTTTCATTTCTACTAGTTCTGAGATTACCTCCAAATAATCTTCCACTCTAGTACTGAATCCTTTTCGTTGTGTATGATGTGCCTCTTTTATAGATTCAAGTCGTGGGTTTTTTTTCATATACAGTATATTATTCATCCATACTTTATTGTTGTGCAAATATTCAAGTTATTTTTCTTGATTCAAACGTAGAAAAATTTGAGCTTGCACATATTATTGATATGATACAAAATTATTCAATGGACAATATAACTAGAAATTTAAACATGATCAAGAGAAATACCGAGTCAGTCAAGAGACGTGCAATGGTTTGCTCAAATCTGGCAAAAATAGTAGATAAAGACACCAATCAAGCACTAGGTGCACTGCAAAAGGTGTCAGCCCCTGGTAAAAAATTACAAAAATTAGGATTCATCATGTTGTTCATCCCAGAGCCAACAGGTGCCACATGTGCTGTTGGCGCACCATTAATTCTAGCAGGTAAATTTTTAGAAAAGAAATTCAACAGTAGTACTATTTCAGATATCGGAGTGGAGACCACAAATGCTTTCGGTGAGTTGAAAAATAATGGAATTGATTTATTTTAAAATTATCATTTATTACAAAGATGTTACCAGCTAGAACCATACTTTATTTGATCTTTACTTAACGTATCGATTTTTACATCCATTGCGTCAAGTGCATCTTTTGCAATCTGGTTATCAATGTTTGATGGAACAGCATGTACGTCACTGGTCATTGAATCATGATTTTTCAAAATATGTAATATTGATA
This window contains:
- a CDS encoding iron dependent repressor, metal binding and dimerization domain protein produces the protein MYMKKNPRLESIKEAHHTQRKGFSTRVEDYLEVISELVEMKGYATTLDISRYMSVRPPSVTNMLKKLDNLDYLEYEKYHGIHLTKKGIQLAEAIRLKHSILLEFFEILGVNHKTANNNAEGIEHHLDEQTIRRLRKFLTFLKSKHGLIQDFKNL